In Zalophus californianus isolate mZalCal1 chromosome 16, mZalCal1.pri.v2, whole genome shotgun sequence, the sequence CTTGTGATAATGCAGAGAGCTGACCATGCCATTCTGCTCAAAAAACACATTGTTCTCAGAATACAGTCCCAACATGACACTGAGGCCATAATCTCACCATAAACGCTTTCCAGTCTTATTCAGACTGCTGTCTGTCCCCGGTGCTCTACAAGTCAGCCACACAGGCGACTCCAAGCTCTTGGCCAGGACTCGCACTTTTCTGAGCTATGTTTATATGCATCCTTCCACCTAGACtcaccttctctccttccctactTATAATACTCTCAACGTCTGCCTGCCATCAGGCGttcccctcccactcatgccAGGCTGACTTAATTTTCCCTGGGCTTCCCATAGCAGTTTGTTATTCCCTCTAGTAAAAAGGTTACTCACATAGGTTGTTTTGTGGCTTTCCTGTCCTAGGCTATgagctccctgagagcagagacCATGCTTTGTTTACTAGATCGTACCTTCTCAACTAGAACATTAAACAAATCCCTGGCACCTGAGAAGAGTATAGTAAATACCAGTGGAACTTAAATGTTCGTGAAAGCACAGGAATGGCCTGGGTGACATGTGAAATGTCCCTACTGCCATAGCATCTGGCACAGGCTCCACTGGTACTAGGCCTGTGTCTCAAACCTCCCCAGATCTGCTTAGTAAGAAGACAGCTCGATTTCAAAACCCAGATGCATATGAGGCAACACGCATGGTTTCATCATCCTAGAAGCAATAGGTATGCCTTCTCAAAACACTTTTCCAAAACTAAACCTAGTGAGACTATGTCATCCTGAACCCAGGAAAATGGGACTTCCTCTGAAGTTAGGAAGAGACACGCAACCTCATAAATAATACTACACAACAGTCTTCCCAGCACAACACAGGAAAAAGCAGCGCTTGGGCTTGAATCCTGGTTTACCTCTCTCCCTAGTAGTAGCCCAATTTGCTATAACTCTTTACCTTCGAGGTGCCTCATCTTAGGGCccaaaagaataataatacataaatacaaaggattatacaAGATACATGGGGATGTATCAGGAACACAGCAGTTTCAACATATATTCGGATTTTGAAACAAGAAAATCATTTCTCATCTGAGGCTGGAGTGCCCATTAGCTCTTGTTGAAGTGAGAGGTGATTTACTCAGCCCTCCCTAAGGTTCCACTGTGTCATTTGATTTAGCAACtctgtttttttatgtttatatgatCGTTCATAGTTACTCAGAACAAAATGGGTAAGAGAATGGTGACCAGGATGTGTATCTAAAAGgtgtatgttttcctttttatactcACGTGGACTTCATGAGTTTCTGGTAGCTGGAAATTGACCAGCAAATAGTAAAATATGTACTTATATCTAAGGCATACCCACTGTTCCTCTTGGTGCTATCAGATCTCTCTATTTAATGTCCTAGAGCTCAAAGAAaagtgcctgggggtggggagtggtgtgGGGGAAAGCAGTAATAACATGACCTGTTATCCAAAATGAACACACAAGCACAGATCACTTTCCAAAATGTTAGTGATTTCAGAACATAAACGCAGACACACCCTTAAAAGAAGcattggaaaggagaaaaactggCCAGCTTCCCAAACCTCACTGAATCCAACTGGACTGGGTGATGACCCAGATCAAAGGCATGCAGTGATTGGATGGAGTGCCAGAAGGAACTGGCATCTTCAGAGCTGCTGGAAATTAGCCAACCGAACCACACCAAGCAAAGGCAAACTTAAAGCAAATATGGGCTAGTAATTGAATACACACGGGGGTGCTCTTCACAAAATGCAAAGTGTGTGTGTTCCCAAAGGAGCAATTTCCAGGTCTTCAACAGGATAAAGTCAATGGCAAAATCAAAATGCCCCCCTTTCCAGCCCAGAGACTGAATCTTGGCTTCTATCGAAGGGAAAGGGGCGAAATCTCTTCTTTGTCATCACCatcttccctgccctcctccactTCTGTATCCCCTGCACCTAAAGAGCTTTGTTTCTAATCTCatttctgagtgaaataagatttttttcaaatttggggaaattctctcCAGACTAGCAAGCTCTGCTGTTTATGATGCCTTGGTGGGAATGTTACATGTTGCAGGGTGGTTTCAATTTCCCAGCACCAGACTAATGTTGAAGCCTGGAAATGAGGTGCTGATTAGGAGTTCAGTTCCTCAGAGATGTGATTTTCCAGTAAACCATCATTTCCATGGTGCCTTGCCATCCTCTGATGAAGAGCGCAGATAAGACCACTACTGACTGGGGCTCTAGGGAAAGGGTCCACACAAGAAACTACATGCCATTTTCACCACGAATCCTCCTCTTCAATTACTCCTCTTCTTACATGCATATTAGGATGCAAGAGATTAGTTTACATCCCACTCCTCATGCCCACATACCTCCTGAACCCCACACCTGCCTGGAAGTATAGAACAAAGATGACAAATTCTTTTCTGCAGGTTCCAAGTAGGACAGAGGAGTATCAGGATGGGGGCTTTGGGTAGGGAACATCTTGAAAATGAAAGCCTGAATGAGGCTATAAAGAGAGTAAAACAAAGCAGGACATTCTTTTCAAACTtggttccctttttaaaaatatggatgacATTCTCATAGAGGGAAACCGAACAAAATGCAGCGGCACTTAAAGGATTTCCTCTCTCCAAGTTTTCTCCGGTCCCTTAATTGTGTTTAAGCCTTGTTGAGTACTTTGTTTACAGTCCCTAGTGTGGTGATTTGCATCCCCCTCTCTGGGTTGCTGTTGGCTGAGGCAGGCAGCTGTCTCAGTCGGATTCTGGCTGGGAAAGGTAAGAATCTTTGCCTTGTTTTTTGAAAGATCTGGGAGAAAAATGTTGAATGCCTACCGAGGTGTAGTAGGGGCTGGTGGGAGGCATTGACTTAATTCATGCACTGGAAGCTTTCTGAAAATTCCCCAAACTTAAAAGAGTCTCCTGGAGCCGTGTGTTTTAAAAAGAACCCGaaagatttcttttcccttctgaAAGGCTTTTAGAAAGAAGACTGGTTGCATTGTGAATAAGATTCTGCATTTGGGGGCAGGTGTCCCTTAAGGAATTCCCAAGGGGGTTTAGTATCTTATAGGCACAGAGTGGAAGCaggtaaaaatattcaaagacatCAGCACTGATCACTAGGAATTCTCCCTGAATTTCAACTCGAAGGGATAAAAGTCAGTTGAAACTGCGTGTGTCCGTGAGTGTAATGATTGGTGCCTATTCTTCGTATACAACTTCTGTTTTATCCCAAAGCtttcttcatctttgtatttATCAATACAAATCATTGGTTGTCTACTTAGAGTCTGGAGATGTGCATCTGTGTATCTAGGCATATGCACACTCTCTGTGAAGAATTAGGGTGAATGAGATGCTTGGAGCCTGGAAAGGCTGAAGAATGCTTTGGTGTTACAAGTAATGACAGACTTGCCCTCGTTCCCAGCACACAGATACACTCACTGTCCCTTATTACAGATTCAGCCAAGGGCTCACTGCGGAAAAACGGTGCCTCTGGTTTCTCTCTGGTGAAAGTTTGATTCATTACCTTTGATTTGGTAATAGGGGACTATGATCTTCAACAGGGTAGGGTGATATTGAGAGCTGCAGTGGGTTTATTGGATTATTTTAGGGGGGAAAGAGACCTATGCTAGGAGATGGAGAGGAACTGTGATCAAAGTCCACACATTGCAGATGGGAGGGATTGATGCTCTTATAAGGAGCGTCCCCAAAGCCTCCAATGTATGTAGCCAGCAGCCTCCATATCACCATCTTCCCAGGGCAATGTTGGCAAGTGCTGAAATGCCCTGGTTCTAAGCATCCTTTATCTTTGACACCAGCATTTCTCCTGGATGATGGCTCTGTCTCTTGTGGCCccacattttaaaagtacaagGATGGCAGCTAGGAGGACCTCCAGGTAGTCAGGGTTCTCAGCACACTGGGCTCCCCTTACGTGGTGAAGTCAGACCTCAAGGACTTTTCAACTTCAGTGTTTTTTTGCGATGAAGTAGCCCTCTCTCTGACTTCCATTCTAGGAAAAAGGACTTCTGTTCCCTCCCCCATTATGACAAAATCATCAAAGTATTTTTACTAGATGCAGGAGGCTATCTTAGAACAGAAGGGAGATGCCTAGGAACATCCAAGCCCTGCACCAATAGTTAAAGCAATCTAACAAcccaagaggaagaagggaacaaATCTCTTCCAAGATCTAATTCACATTTGTAGATTCGccatattaattaaaaagaagttaTTAAAACTTGTAGAGATTAAAATATAGAGGATGGATAACGTTTAGCTGCAGAAGTACAGGGATGAGCTTTTAATAGTGTGCCagtattatctcatttttctctcaaaaagGCAATCTAGGGCTTTAAAATTTCCAATAGCTTATCTGTAAAAAAGTATAAACCTGTAAGGCCACTTGGGGAATGGGCAGATATAAACCTTTAACTTTATTGTTTGAGAGTGTGATGCATCAAGCCATGTCTACTTGAATGTTTAAAATATCTTGCTCCTAAAAGTGAGCCAAGGAGCAGCAGATTGGCATCAGCCAGGAGCTTGTtacagacctactaaatcagattCTACATTTAACGAGCTCTCCACATGATTTATGTGCCCCTTAAAGACTGGGGTTCAAActaagggtttctttctttctgtgtgacCTTTGTGAGATTATTTAACCCCTCCAAGCCTCATTTATAAACTATTTATAAACTCATTTGTAAACTAGTGAGAATTAGTGTTAATGCATGGAGACTATATGTGTCACATCCATAGTAGATCCTCTCTGTACATGACAGCattgatggtgatgataatttCAGCATTGCCAAAAGTACTTACCTCGTAGCACGAGCAGTAAGTGACCATGTTTAAATCAAGATGATTGGTTTCTCCCTCAACCATAGCGTTTGCATCCCCCACCCTCATTCCTAAGTGAATTAATATCAAACAAGGGAGGTTTTAAGCTTTGCATGGccccacacacatataaataaagaATACTGGGGAAGCCTAGGAACGTGGATTTTTGCAGGCTTACAGGCTGAATTCAGCTGCCCCATGACTTCACAGCTGTTCTTGCTGCCCTAAAGAGTCTGTCCCTTCGGCTCTGTCCCCTCAGCTGGGTCTGCAGCGCTGACTCGGGATTTTCTTATGAAAATGCCTGATGGGTGGGAGGAAGATGTGGAGGTtagctggggaaaaaatgagtaatGCAAAGCCGTCTACTTAGTAAATGctgcaagagaaataaaagtaaaagctgGCTCCTGTCTCTGGGGACTCTAGATGATTCTGACTTATCATGTCACTGAGCAGAGTTGGGGGAAGCCAAAACTCGAAATCTGCTGGCAAGGAAGAGaacgaagaaaaaaaaatgacagggagGGGCAATCCGGAGggggaggaaataaaaagagagagagggaaagacaagcGTCATTTAGGAACAGAGGTAGAGCGAAAGAAGGAACTCCAGGATCTGAAACCAACCATACAGCAcagtatttttctatcttttcttttccccagaggAGATTCTTGTCCTGTCATTTTATTGACAGACGTGCTATTACAGGCTCTTTTCGCAGAAGTTGACTGAAGAAGCTCAAGCGCTGCTGATTCTTCCCTCCCAAGTCCAGGGGCTCCCCTGGTAATGGATTGCTTTTCTCAGAGGTATGTGTATGTCGTTTGGGGACAGATCTTCATTTGCAAGTTAGCTTATGCCTCAGCTTTGGGGGAAAGACTTTTTTTTGCTTTCCGACATAATCTCAAATATCTTTTTACTGGCCTAGTAATGATACTAGGGTATCATTGGACAGCAGTGATTAATTTTGTTGACTAAAAATTATAGGCAGACAGGCAGTTCTAATATTTAGCTTCATTGCACAGGGAGTGATATGCTGATTTGGGCTTGAATTTGTTTTCAGTGGATGCTTAATACGTTCAAAGTATTAATCTCATTGAAGTAGCCTCAAGAATCTGCCTCTAAATTTCTTCAGTGACTGCAATTGCTCAATTCTTTAGCTGCTCTGTCGCTTCTCAGAGACAAAAGAGAATGACTTAACATGTCTGAACAGCAGACAAGAGCATTCACTGATTTCTCCTAGGCAGCATTTCAACCAGACGCTTTTGACCAAGAGTTTCAGATTTTGTCCTGAAGTGTTCCAGTTCAAAATATCCAGAAAGGTATATCGCAGCAAGGgcatgggaaaataaagaaagtcTAAAACTTTGCTGAAAATCTagcatgcttattttttaatacatgtcATGGTCCGCATAGTGTTGAAATTCCTTGTTGAGTTCTATGGAAAATTTTGAACTGACAGCTCGTTACTCTAAGAGTTAATCTTACTTTAATGTAAGAAAGTACAAAATTATATCCTACAAAACTGAATCCCCCCccaacttttcctttttcaaatagaTTGGAAGGTATTGCCCCATTTCAGATCACAAATCCTAGTCTTATTGCTGCTGAATTTTTGCTGACCTGCAACCCCACCATGGTCCCAGGACATATGTTGCACTGTTAAATAGTTACAACAATAAAGACCTGCTGACAGTCATCTGCTATAGGAGAACCTCATTCGCACACTGTCTGCTGGTCTTGACACTGATTTGGTGGGCAGTGAATGAGTGATAGTTTGGAATGCATGTTATGCCTGAAAACATTGGCAGAGTCTAAGTTGCTATGAGTTTTGGAATGAACCGTGTGAAGGATTGTTTATAGTGTATTCTCCCCATGAAGGAGGCTGTCTTTTGGATTAGGAATGAGACTTTTCGGTGCATTTAGAGGAATGAGAAGCAATAGACAGAACGGAAAGCCTTGTAAAACATTTGTAGATCGTCAGGGTATATTAAACACTGTAAAGTGCTTCCTGCTTTTTATATCTTCCCTTTTTTATGGCTATCACTTTATCTTGGTTTTTGCAAAGAGAACGCAAACaatcaggggaaaaaatatgaaagctgATTTTCACATGCATCTGTGTCTCCTAGAAAAGACCCCAGAGATGTTTCCCCAGCTCTTCACTTCTACTTACAGAGCTCACTCTGATGCATTTACCTGATATGTTCTGTCTCCTCCACAGCTTCCACCCTGGAGAGAACCCCCAGGTCTAGTCTGTGAACCCAGCTAGGAAACATCACTAGTAAAAATGACTGAAGAGCCCATAAAGGAGATCCTGGGAACCCCAACGTCTTCCAAGCCTGTGACAATGGAGAAGAGCCCCAACAGCGAAGTGGTGGTCACCACGGTCCCCTTGGTCAGTGAGATTCAGTTGACGGCTGCTACAGGGGGTGCTGAGCTCTCCTGTTACCGCTGCATCATCCCCTTCGCCGTGGTGGTCCTCATCGCTGGAATAGTGGTCACTGCTGTGGCTTACAGCTTCAATTCCCACGGCTCCATCATCTCCATCTTGGGTCTGGTCCTCCTGTCATCTGGACTTTTTTTGTTAGCTTCCAGTGCCCTGTGCTGGAAGGTGAGGCAGAGGAGCAAGAAAGCCAAGAGACGGGAGAGTCAGACAACTCTTGTGGCGAATCAGAGAAGCTTGTTTGCTTAGGACTGAATCCCCAATGGGATATGTGGCCTGAAAACTTTCTC encodes:
- the TMEM100 gene encoding transmembrane protein 100; translation: MTEEPIKEILGTPTSSKPVTMEKSPNSEVVVTTVPLVSEIQLTAATGGAELSCYRCIIPFAVVVLIAGIVVTAVAYSFNSHGSIISILGLVLLSSGLFLLASSALCWKVRQRSKKAKRRESQTTLVANQRSLFA